From Penicillium psychrofluorescens genome assembly, chromosome: 1, one genomic window encodes:
- a CDS encoding uncharacterized protein (ID:PFLUO_000810-T1.cds;~source:funannotate), which yields MAPRGRGGKFSKPTRGGGKHFSRNLQPIDKDGNVVGMWREPQDVVPQSSDEESSSEESEEEESGEGEEGSEDDDAGPSSAAGASMTREERRAAAKAKKQEAIARRKHTAAQPGDLPPSDSEASEVEDLPANPNHTAKSRSQLQKKEPDEKAAPARPKKAPADLSQLSRREREAVEAQQARERYMKLHAEGKTDEARADLARLALVREQREAEKARKQAEKEEKDEQARERAAAVQEREDRLRQAAMGKPKKGGKK from the exons ATGGCGCCCcgcggtcgaggaggaaaGTTCAGCAAGCCCACTCGAGGAG GAGGCAAGCACTTCAGCAGAAACCTGCAGCCCATAGATAAGGATGGGAATGTCGTTGGAATGTGGCGG GAGCCCCAAGATGTAGTGCCCCAGTCCAGCGACGAGGAATCCTCCAGCGAGGAGtctgaagaggaagagtccggcgagggcgaagaaggaagcgaagacgacgacgccGGCCCCAGCTCCGCCGCGGGCGCATCCATGACCCGCGAAGAGCGAAGAGCCGCCGCCAAAGCAAAGAAACAAGAGGCGATTGCTAGACGAAAGCACACCGCCGCGCAGCCGGGCGATCTGCCACCGAGCGACTCCGAGGCCAGCGAAGTCGAAGACCTACCCGCCAACCCGAACCACACGGCCAAATCCCGCTcgcagctgcagaagaaggagccCGACGAGAAAGCTGCCCCGGCGCGGCCGAAAAAGGCGCCAGCTGATTTATCGCAGCTGTCGCGGCGAGAGCGTGAGGCGGTCGaggcgcagcaggcgcgcgAGCGGTATATGAAGCTGCATGCGGAGGGGAAGACGGATGAGGCGCGCGCAGATCTGGCGCGATTGGCGCTTGTGCGTGAACAGCGGGAAGCCGAGAAGGCAAGGAAGCAGgcggagaaagaggagaaggacgagcAGGCACGGGAGCGCGCGGCTGCTGTGCAGGAGCGCGAGGACCGGTTGCGACAGGCGGCGATGGGTAAGCCGAAGAAGGGTGGGAAGAAATAA
- a CDS encoding uncharacterized protein (ID:PFLUO_000812-T1.cds;~source:funannotate), translating into MTDQDSPKQVPEGQPDPVLVGPGLRALKEEAYTDATNVTPAADADKAHPVDTDTPSYFANIPGANAASLDPSELPSSPAYVAKRASSSMDLLRRLSLTADASPSSPEVDPRTQHPGLRLSGRLISAAFCIPYKLYHQPGSDLVIKPRSGSSALFDSFAHLASDETTWSHTLVGWTGEVEPTLDSKTPLQPIPANAVGKLPTVPHNPPPNLPLNKAAAPVPVDASQKPPMHPLLEGINIDREDRERLDHQLSSGRYGRILPVWLSDASDEPQDTILLKDQGRWRRYAERELYPLLHYKQHGPTDGRSERRWWADYLRLNQLFADRIAEEYQEGDVVWVHDYHLFLLPSLLRQRIPNIYVGFFLHSPFPSSEFVRCLAKRKEVLTGVLGANMIGFQTFSYSRHFSSCCTRVLGFESNYAGVDAYGAHIAVDVFPIGIDALAIQKAAFGAPDIEKAVTGIRSLYADKKMIVGRDRLDSVRGVAQKLQAFEVFLERYPEWRNKVVLIQVTSPTSVEEEKEDPENKIAGQISSLVSTINGRFGSLSFSPVQYYPQYLSQQEYFALLRVADVGLITTVRDGMNTTSLEYIVCQQTNHSPLILSEFSGTAGTLPSAIHINPWDLAGVAGAIDRALKMPPDQRKEQHLKLYKHVITNTVSNWSKQFLHRLLTNLSSFDQSVATPALDRAKLLRQYRKARRRLFMFDYDGTLTPIVKDPQAAIPSDRVLRTIKSLAADPRNAVWIISGRDQAFLDEWMGHIPELGLSAEHGCFIRKPRRDDWENLAERTDMAWQKEVVEVFQHFTERTQGSFIERKRVALTWHYRRADPEYGAFQARECRKALENTVAKRWDVEVMAGKANLEVRPTFVNKGYIATRLVDEYGEKPPDFILCLGDDFTDEDMFRALQKFDLPQDHVYSVTVGASSKQTDASWHLLEPADVIGAVQMLYSHGQDY; encoded by the exons ATGACCGATCAAGACAGCCCAAAGCAGGTGCCGGAaggccagccagacccagtGCTGGTTGGCCCAGGACTACGGGCCTTGAAGGAGGAAGCATACACAGATGCTACCAATGTGACCCCTGCTGCGGATGCGGATAAGGCACACCCAGTCGACACCGATACGCCCTCATACTTTGCCAACATCCCTGGAGCCAATGCTGCATCATTGGACCCGTCCGAGCTTCCCTCGTCTCCCGCTTATGTAGCAAAGCGAGCATCGTCGAGCATGGACTTATTGCGACGGTTAAGCTTGACCGCAGATgcctcgccatcttcgccggaGGTCGATCCACGCACACAGCACCCGGGACTACGTCTGAGCGGCCGTTTGATCAGTGCCGCATTCTGCATACCATACAAGCTCTATCACCAGCCAGGATCGGATTTG GTGATCAAGCCACGATCTGGAAGCTCGGCTCTCTTCGATTCATTCGCCCACCTTGCCTCAGATGAGACAACTTGGTCACACACTCTGGTAGGCTGGACTGGTGAAGTTGAGCCGACCTTGGACTCGAAGACACCCTTACAGCCGATCCCCGCCAACGCCGTCGGCAAGTTGCCCACCGTTCCGCACAACCCACCCCCCAATCTCCCGTTGAACAAAGCGGCAGCCCCGGTTCCCGTGGATGCCAGCCAGAAGCCCCCGATGCATCCACTGTTGGAGGGGATCAATATTGATCGGGAAGATCGAGAGCGGCTCGATCACCAGCTCAGCTCGGGGCGCTATGGCCGAATTTTGCCGGTGTGGCTGTCTGACGCATCAGACGAGCCGCAAGATACCATCTTGCTGAAGGACCAAGGAAGATGGCGACGGTATGCGGAGCGAGAATTGTACCCGTTACTGCACTACAAGCAGCATGGTCCAACGGATGGCCGTTCGGAGCGGCGTTGGTGGGCTGATTACCTCCGGTTAAATCAGCTGTTTGCGGACCGTATTGCGGAGGAGTATCAGGAGGGGGATGTCGTGTGGGTTCATGACTACCACCTGTTCCTTCTGCCTAGTCTCCTGCGGCAGCGAATTCCCAACATCTACGTGGGCTTCTTTTTACACTCACCATTCCCCAGCAGCGAGTTTGTACGGTGCCTGGCGAAGCGCAAGGAGGTATTGACGGGCGTGCTAGGTGCCAACATGATCGGATTTCAGACGTTTTCCTACTCCCGACACTTCTCTTCGTGCTGTACCCGTGTTTTGGGCTTTGAATCAAACTATGCCGGGGTGGATGCCTACGGGGCGCACATTGCGGTCGACGTGTTCCCCATTGGGATTGACGCACTCGCCATCCAGAAGGCCGCCTTTGGAGCCCCAGACATCGAAAAGGCCGTGACGGGAATTCGCAGTCTGTATGCCGACAAGAAGATGATCGTGGGTCGTGATCGACTGGATAGTGTCCGGGGTGTGGCGCAGAAACTACAGGCGTTCGAAGTATTTTTGGAGCGATATCCCGAGTGGCGCAACAAGGTTGTCCTCATCCAAGTGACAAGTCCCACCAgcgtcgaggaggagaaagaggatcCTGAAAACAAGATCGCTGGTCAGATCTCCAGCCTTGTTTCCACCATCAATGGCCGTTTTGGGTCTCTGAGCTTTTCACCCGTCCAGTATTACCCGCAATATCTCTCGCAGCAAGAATACTTTGCTCTATTGCGCGTGGCTGACGTTGGATTGATCACCACGGTGCGAGACGGGATGAACACCACAAGTCTGGAATACATTGTCTGCCAACAGACAAACCACAGCCCACTCATCCTGTCCGAATTCTCGGGAACTGCGGGTACGCTACCTAGCGCTATTCACATCAACCCTTGGGACCTAGCTGGCGTCGCGGGTGCTATTGACCGGGCACTGAAGATGCCCCCGGATCAGCGAAAGGAGCAGCACCTAAAGCTGTACAAGCATGTGATCACCAACACAGTCTCGAATTGGTCGAAGCAGTTTCTCCATCGTCTCCTGACCAATCTCTCCTCGTTCGACCAGTCGGTTGCCACGCCTGCACTTGACCGGGCGAAACTCCTGAGGCAGTACCGCAAggcgcggcggcgactgTTCATGTTTGACTATGACGGAACGTTAACACCCATCGTCAAGGATCCACAGGCCGCCATTCCGTCGGACCGAGTGCTGCGCACCATTAAAAGCCTCGCGGCAGACCCGCGCAACGCTGTTTGGATCATCAGTGGACGGGACCAGGCTTTCTTGGATGAATGGATGGGCCACATTCCAGAATTGGGGCTGAGCGCCGAACATGGATGTTTCATTCGCAAGCCCCGGAGGGACGACTGGGAGAATCTGGCTGAACGAACGGATATGGCCTGGCAGAAGGAAGTGGTGGAAGTTTTCCAGCACTTCACTGAACGTACTCAGGGATCCTTTATTGAGCGGAAACGGGTGGCTTTGACCTGGCACTATCGGCGAGCGGATCCGGAGTACGGCGCGTTCCAGGCTCGTGAGTGCCGGAAGGCCCTTGAGAATACTGTGGCCAAACGCTGGGATGtggaggtcatggcgggCAAGGCGAATTTGGAGGTCCGGCCGACATTTGTCAACAAGGGCTATATCGCCACGCGGCTAGTGGACGAGTACGGGGAGAAGCCTCCTGACTTCATTTTGTGTCTAGGGGACGATTTCACCGACGAAG ATATGTTCCGTGCGCTGCAGAAATTTGACCTGCCCCAGGACCACGTGTATTCGGTCACCGTGGGTGCCAGCTCGAAGCAAACCGACGCCAGCTGGCATCTTTTAGAACCCGCCGATGTTATTGGCGCCGTCCAGATGCTGTACAGCCACGGCCAAGACTACTGA
- a CDS encoding uncharacterized protein (ID:PFLUO_000813-T1.cds;~source:funannotate), whose product MRPARALSKQVRHPFKSHVPVKDPEIFTNSLEKTVGAHRDANRAGLIRKVYPREPSPAIWRPQLRPEVYAGYSPPATATSPTLETPEPEPTAVKPQSKARRRKRNHGLDSPVSRLSSQRPTLDLIHGVQPGQRPWLAHVEQYPAHDEATARLDAEIRALDQHLTLRPGEQRVVEQLSLEVGNLLERHILSADLLTGLPFAAKSIRKSLDLKPQITNSRRTGLALPHSGAHFVFPVKYQERSGRSFVLTAHLDPRLRLVEHVLRTSSAFDQVHFVRKSVPILSAQHQKTGLRLHFSFGHFPRLMDEYLQTAHAEFPSLRPLYVATRTLLEARGLFGPVNSGIGANALAVLIIAFLKMNHDRFVGPYRLGKQLLAFLHIYGSEIDLQTVGVAADPPGFFGAQKMRRPKQGEEPTFHRGQRSIMNARSTVATKQNIRFLCIQDPTQFMRNLGRSCARIAELQCAFMASHDSLQRACDDWPSRRGNSQFSILAPALQANFDELEVFRERIASSTDVGLE is encoded by the coding sequence ATGCGGCCGGCTCGAGCACTCTCGAAACAGGTCCGCCACCCATTCAAATCCCATGTCCCAGTCAAAGACCCGGAGATCTTCACCAACAGCCTCGAAAAGACCGTAGGCGCCCATCGCGATGCCAACCGGGCGGGCCTCATTCGCAAGGTCTACCCTCGTGAGCCGTCGCCAGCGATTTGGAGGCCACAGCTCCGCCCGGAGGTTTATGCGGGCTACAGCCCACCGGCGACAGCTACTTCACCGACCTTAGAAACCCCAGAGCCCGAGCCAACTGCGGTCAAGCCCCAGAGCAAAGCGCGACGCCGCAAGAGGAACCACGGCCTGGATAGTCCGGTTTCGCGCTTATCCTCTCAACGACCTACGTTAGACTTGATTCATGGCGTGCAGCCTGGACAAAGACCCTGGCTGGCACATGTCGAGCAGTACCCTGCTCACGATGAAGCTACGGCACGCTTGGATGCCGAGATTCGCGCGTTGGACCAACACCTGACCCTTCGCCCCGGTGAACAAAGAGTGGTCGAGCAACTGAGTTTGGAAGTGGGAAATCTCTTGGAAAGGCACATTCTGTCCGCCGATCTACTGACAGGACTTCCTTTCGCTGCCAAATCCATACGAAAGTCTCTCGATCTCAAACCTCAGATCACCAATTCTCGCCGCACAGGGCTGGCGCTGCCGCATTCAGGTGCTCACTTCGTCTTCCCCGTCAAATACCAGGAACGATCCGGACGGTCCTTTGTATTGACTGCTCATCTGGATCCACGCCTACGCCTCGTTGAACATGTTTTACGGACCAGCTCCGCATTTGACCAGGTTCATTTTGTCCGAAAATCCGTACCCATACTCTCAGCGCAGCACCAAAAAACCGGTCTGCGGCTTCATTTCTCCTTTGGACACTTTCCTCGTCTCATGGACGAGTATCTACAAACCGCTCATGCCGAATTTCCCTCCCTGCGACCTCTGTATGTCGCGACTCGCACCTTACTGGAAGCACGCGGTCTCTTTGGTCCCGTAAACTCGGGCATTGGAGCCAACGCGCTTGCCGTGTTAATCATTGCATTCCTCAAGATGAACCACGATCGGTTCGTGGGTCCTTATCGCCTGGGTAAGCAATTGCTCGCCTTCCTACATATCTACGGATCAGAGATCGACCTCCAAACCGTCGGTGTTGCTGCGGATCCCCCGGGTTTCTTCGGAGCACAGAAGATGCGCCGTCCTAAGCAAGGCGAGGAACCCACCTTCCATCGCGGCCAGCGATCAATCATGAATGCAAGGTCCACGGTTGCCACAAAACAGAATATCCGCTTTTTGTGTATCCAGGATCCGACCCAGTTCATGCGTAATTTGGGTCGGTCATGTGCAcgcatcgccgagctgcaATGTGCTTTCATGGCTTCTCATGACTCGCTTCAACGTGCGTGCGACGATTGGCCCTCTCGTCGGGGGAATAGTCAGTTCAGTATCCTGGCGCCCGCGTTGCAGGCCAACTTTGATGAACTCGAAGTCTTTCGAGAACGGATCGCATCCTCGACGGATGTCGGTCTTGAATGA
- a CDS encoding uncharacterized protein (ID:PFLUO_000811-T1.cds;~source:funannotate), with amino-acid sequence MAQEKPASMVEDKDLECGTEPATTTVDAELRRASSDEESTIGEPGANNEYNDLTTVPTNTSAIARTLTVVRTRESGKDLGPPPDGGFQAWSQVALAHLIIFNTWGYINSFGVFQTYYTQTLNHPPSDISWVGSIQIFLLFFIGTFSGRATDAGYFKFTLAMGVLLEVFSIFMTSLCTKYWQLFLAQGVAQGIGCGLMFCPTLALISTYFAKRRGIALGLAASGSATGGLVFPAVIMRLLPRVGYGWTMRTLGFITLATLIPCLVFLKQRLPPRTTGPLVEWAAFTELPYALFAMGMFMNFWGLYVGFFYIGSFSRNIIGVSDTTSIDLLMVMNGVGIAGRLIPNLAADKWTGPFNLLLPFSFATGVVAYCWAGVSSLSGLWAFAVFYGLFAAGIQSLFPATLSTLTTDLKKIGVRMGMVLSVVAIAALIGSPIAGALVERDNGQYLFAQMFMGSAIFGGFLTLVGARVAKVGTGLVRV; translated from the coding sequence ATGGCGCAGGAGAAGCCGGCAAGCATGGTCGAGGATAAAGACCTCGAATGCGGAACCGAgccggccaccaccaccgtcgaTGCCGAGCTCCGACGTGCCTCATCCGATGAAGAATCGACAATCGGCGAGCCGGGCGCCAACAACGAGTATAATGACCTGACTACGGTCCCCACGAACACCAGCGCCATTGCACGCACCCTCACGGTCGTGCGCACCCGGGAATCTGGCAAAGATCTCGGTCCGCCGCCGGACGGGGGCTTCCAGGCCTGGTCGCAGGTCGCACTGGCGCATCTGATCATCTTCAACACTTGGGGGTACATCAACAGCTTCGGCGTGTTCCAGACATACTATACACAGACATTGAATCATCCGCCGTCCGACATATCATGGGTGGGCAGCATCCAGATCTTCCTGCTCTTTTTCATCGGGACATTCTCCGGCCGCGCAACGGATGCAGGCTATTTCAAATTCACCCTCGCGATGGGTGTCCTCCTGGAGGTCTTTAGCATCTTCATGACCTCGCTGTGCACCAAATACTGGCAATTGTTTCTGGCACAGGGCGTGGCACAGGGTATTGGTTGCGGACTGATGTTCTGCCCGACACTGGCGCTGATCTCGACGTATTTTGCCAAACGGCGCGGCATTGCCCTCGGTCTCGCTGCCTCGGGCTCTGCGACAGGAGGACTGGTCTTCCCGGCCGTGATTATGCGCCTGCTTCCGCGCGTTGGATATGGTTGGACGATGCGAACGCTCGGGTTTATCACGCTGGCGACTCTGATCCCCTGCCTGGTTTTCCTGAAGCAGCGCCTACCGCCGCGCACCACGGGACCGCTCGTTGAATGGGCCGCATTCACCGAGCTGCCCTACGCGTTGTTTGCAATGGGAATGTTCATGAACTTCTGGGGCCTGTACGTCGGGTTCTTCTATATCGGCAGCTTCAGCCGCAACATCATCGGCGTCTCTGACACAACCTCGATCGATTTGCTGATGGTCATGAACGGCGTCGGAATCGCGGGTCGGTTAATCCCCAACCTGGCAGCCGACAAATGGACCGGTCCATTcaacctgctgctgccgttCAGTTTCGCCACCGGTGTGGTGGCCTACTGCTGGGCGGGCGTGTCGAGTCTGTCGGGCCTGTGGGCATTTGCCGTCTTCTACGGCCTTTTCGCTGCGGGCATTCAGTCTCTGTTCCCTGCCACACTCAGCACGCTGACCACAGATCTCAAGAAGATCGGCGTGCGCATGGGCATGGTGCTTAgcgtcgtcgccatcgcgGCGCTCATCGGCTCGCCCATTGCCGGGGCTCTGGTCGAGCGCGATAACGGGCAGTACCTCTTTGCACAGATGTTCATGGGCAGCGCCATCTTCGGGGGTTTCTTGACGCTGGTCGGGGCCCGAGTGGCCAAGGTAGGCACCGGTCTGGTGCGCGTGTAA